In Methanocaldococcus lauensis, a single genomic region encodes these proteins:
- a CDS encoding cupin domain-containing protein: MIEKVYEFKKDSTAKVVEKIVNTEHVQINHIVLPKGEQMPKHYSNSYVHLIIVKGEMTLTLEDQEPHNYKEGNIVYIPYNVKMLIQNLNSDILEFFVIKAPHPKKLNAPEEPIKCE; the protein is encoded by the coding sequence ATGATAGAAAAGGTTTATGAGTTTAAAAAAGATTCTACAGCAAAGGTTGTTGAAAAAATTGTCAATACCGAGCATGTTCAAATCAATCACATCGTTCTTCCAAAAGGAGAGCAGATGCCTAAACACTATTCAAACTCATACGTGCATTTAATAATCGTTAAGGGGGAGATGACTTTAACCTTAGAAGACCAAGAACCTCACAACTACAAAGAAGGAAATATTGTTTATATTCCATACAATGTAAAGATGCTCATTCAAAATTTAAACTCTGATATATTAGAGTTCTTTGTTATAAAGGCACCTCATCCAAAGAAATTAAATGCTCCAGAGGAACCTATAAAGTGTGAATAA
- a CDS encoding TatD family hydrolase, translating to MIDAHTHLDVRSFEDLEKMALCGIETIITCAHDPYKMSSPDVYLDHWDRLINLEVKRGKMAGVSVKVAVGVHPMGYPKNWMPLIKKLPEFLENENVVAIGETGLHYLTEDEKNLLREQLILAKDYKMPIIIHTPEKNKKEALIEILKILDEVKIKDDLVMIDHINKETVELIDRDVFVGLTVQPSMKLSHEEAAEIIKDYDKKFILSSDLGSLKADIYALPRTKLYMKKISVDEKKIINSTFKNAKEFYRL from the coding sequence ATGATTGATGCCCACACACATTTAGATGTTAGGAGTTTTGAAGATTTGGAAAAAATGGCATTATGTGGGATTGAAACAATTATAACCTGTGCCCATGACCCATACAAAATGAGCTCTCCTGATGTCTATTTAGATCACTGGGATAGATTAATTAATTTAGAGGTAAAAAGAGGCAAAATGGCTGGTGTTAGTGTTAAAGTAGCAGTAGGAGTTCATCCTATGGGATATCCAAAGAATTGGATGCCTTTAATAAAAAAACTTCCTGAATTTTTAGAAAATGAGAATGTCGTTGCTATTGGAGAAACCGGATTACATTATTTAACAGAGGATGAGAAAAATCTTTTAAGAGAGCAGTTAATTTTAGCAAAAGATTATAAAATGCCTATAATTATTCATACGCCAGAGAAAAATAAGAAAGAGGCATTAATTGAAATTTTAAAGATATTAGATGAGGTTAAAATAAAGGATGATTTGGTTATGATTGATCACATAAACAAAGAGACTGTAGAATTAATAGATAGGGATGTTTTTGTTGGTTTAACCGTCCAACCATCAATGAAATTAAGTCATGAGGAAGCGGCTGAAATTATAAAAGATTATGATAAAAAATTCATTTTAAGCAGTGATTTAGGAAGTTTAAAAGCAGATATATATGCATTACCAAGAACTAAGTTGTATATGAAAAAAATTAGTGTTGATGAAAAAAAGATAATTAATTCAACATTTAAAAACGCAAAAGAATTTTATAGATTGTAA
- a CDS encoding DUF166 domain-containing protein: MKAIFIYHKGNERMEKFYKNLLNEVDFCRICEDCYNCRGDWSFKNDVKNVVVENVYEEFVEDPYKYLPDLPEGDICIAQLHEDLLYELPLLLKEKNYKALIVPSETPHDLSLALRRDLKRVCNELNIEFENPKPFCSLEKKENNKVINEFIDYFRIGKPKLTVYIENNIIKDVKVEISAPCGETYYIAKRLKGISLDNLKEEIANAHHNYPCLGSMEIDKELNDTILHKAGYIAINSVEKAIRVFLSKNNK; the protein is encoded by the coding sequence ATGAAAGCTATATTTATTTACCACAAAGGAAACGAGAGGATGGAAAAATTCTATAAAAATTTATTAAATGAAGTAGATTTTTGTAGGATTTGTGAAGATTGTTATAATTGTAGAGGAGATTGGAGTTTTAAGAATGATGTAAAAAATGTTGTTGTTGAAAATGTTTATGAGGAGTTTGTTGAAGATCCTTATAAATATCTTCCAGATCTTCCAGAGGGTGATATTTGCATAGCTCAATTGCATGAAGATCTATTGTATGAATTACCATTATTGTTAAAAGAAAAAAATTACAAAGCCTTAATAGTTCCTTCTGAAACTCCTCATGATTTATCTCTTGCACTAAGAAGAGATTTAAAAAGAGTTTGTAACGAACTCAATATTGAGTTCGAAAACCCGAAACCCTTTTGCTCATTAGAAAAAAAAGAAAACAATAAGGTTATAAATGAATTTATTGACTATTTTAGAATAGGAAAGCCAAAATTAACTGTTTATATTGAAAATAATATTATTAAAGATGTTAAAGTTGAAATCTCTGCTCCCTGTGGAGAAACATACTACATAGCTAAAAGATTAAAAGGGATTTCTTTAGACAATTTAAAAGAAGAGATTGCTAATGCTCATCACAACTATCCTTGCTTAGGTAGTATGGAAATAGACAAAGAATTAAATGACACTATTTTACATAAGGCAGGATACATTGCTATTAATAGTGTTGAAAAGGCTATAAGAGTGTTTTTAAGTAAAAATAATAAATAA
- a CDS encoding DUF5400 domain-containing protein produces the protein MDKIIFLISLSVIFGAMLSGFATFRLTGMRLMPHFISLIIAFILTLLSLIINNDIVGYLAIAFQILTPLTICNTICNILKTQFQNTGIYSAHLALMGMLFILALGNLFIS, from the coding sequence ATGGACAAAATAATCTTTTTAATATCATTATCTGTAATATTTGGGGCGATGCTTTCAGGATTTGCTACCTTTAGATTGACAGGAATGAGGTTAATGCCACACTTTATTTCATTAATTATAGCTTTTATATTAACTTTACTATCCCTAATAATAAATAATGACATAGTTGGATACTTAGCAATAGCTTTTCAAATATTAACGCCATTAACAATTTGTAATACAATATGTAACATATTAAAAACTCAATTTCAAAATACTGGAATATATTCTGCTCATTTGGCATTAATGGGAATGTTATTTATATTGGCATTAGGAAACTTATTTATATCTTAA
- a CDS encoding DsrE family protein, whose protein sequence is MIRKFKVKGLRSPSLLIDMILSDTKEGILIVETDGEEQIKDIKSLLKKYNLKYDVEGNTVKIYVGEIQADKTINVVGATCPGPIMMVSDMLSKMKNGEILEIICGKNALTDLTEGLKGMGNEIIKVEDRGDGTYRILVKKGEKKEEKAAAITKIDELFIINTTGTGNAEKAYATFMMADVALKMNLKPTIFLMMDGASLALKGECDKVKHPAFPKLGDLVRDILKRGVKIYVCELSAEFRGINESNLEEGFEIAGAPTFLNYLSKPNVRPVWL, encoded by the coding sequence ATGATAAGAAAGTTTAAAGTTAAAGGGTTAAGAAGTCCATCTTTATTAATAGATATGATATTAAGTGACACAAAAGAAGGTATTTTAATAGTTGAAACTGATGGAGAAGAACAAATAAAAGATATTAAAAGCTTATTAAAGAAATACAACCTAAAATATGACGTTGAAGGAAATACCGTTAAGATTTATGTTGGGGAAATTCAAGCAGATAAAACTATAAATGTTGTAGGAGCTACATGTCCAGGACCAATAATGATGGTCTCTGATATGTTATCAAAAATGAAGAATGGAGAAATATTAGAGATTATCTGTGGAAAAAATGCCTTAACTGATTTAACAGAAGGATTAAAAGGAATGGGTAATGAAATAATAAAAGTTGAAGATAGAGGGGATGGTACATATAGAATATTAGTTAAAAAAGGAGAAAAGAAAGAAGAAAAAGCAGCAGCAATAACAAAAATTGATGAACTCTTCATCATTAATACAACAGGAACAGGAAACGCTGAAAAGGCTTATGCAACATTCATGATGGCAGATGTTGCTTTAAAAATGAACTTAAAGCCAACAATATTCTTAATGATGGATGGTGCAAGTTTAGCTTTAAAGGGGGAATGTGATAAAGTTAAGCATCCAGCATTTCCAAAATTAGGAGATTTAGTTAGAGATATTCTAAAAAGAGGAGTAAAAATATATGTTTGTGAATTAAGTGCAGAGTTTAGAGGAATTAATGAGAGTAATTTAGAGGAAGGCTTTGAAATTGCAGGAGCTCCAACATTCTTAAACTATCTATCAAAACCAAATGTTAGACCTGTATGGTTATAA
- a CDS encoding thioredoxin family protein has translation MKKYILSILTFISIGILFCGCININENIENKKFDINETCIVEFTAEWCGYCKKLEPTIEELEKEGYKVIKIDIDKNRDIAEKYGIRAVPTIFYVKDGKIIDVTVGYNPEEIREKAKQLKG, from the coding sequence ATGAAAAAGTACATACTATCTATATTAACATTCATTTCCATTGGAATTTTATTTTGTGGATGTATAAATATTAATGAAAACATAGAAAATAAAAAATTTGATATTAATGAAACATGTATTGTAGAATTTACTGCTGAGTGGTGTGGCTATTGTAAAAAATTAGAACCAACAATTGAAGAATTAGAAAAAGAAGGATATAAAGTGATTAAAATAGATATTGACAAAAATAGAGATATTGCTGAAAAATATGGAATTAGAGCTGTACCAACAATATTTTATGTAAAAGATGGAAAAATAATTGATGTAACAGTTGGATATAATCCAGAAGAGATAAGAGAAAAAGCAAAACAGTTAAAGGGATAA
- a CDS encoding cytochrome c biogenesis CcdA family protein encodes MDLLLIFLSGIFTALGPCVLSILPISLAYTFSISNNKKDGFFVSLFFVLGLAVIFSILGVLFSLFGSVFNLYRLKFIAGILAIIFGVLIILNYNIKIFNFSAKGKIWNKALYVINKNRKFKYLSSFLFGFCYGVLANTCADPVLVSILSYISTKGDILYGFFALFVYAIGFGIPIIILSSLGVEGKEILSKINPKIVNPISGTILILLGIWILI; translated from the coding sequence ATGGACTTACTTTTAATTTTTTTATCTGGGATTTTTACAGCTTTAGGACCGTGTGTTTTAAGTATTTTGCCGATATCTCTTGCATACACTTTTAGCATATCAAATAATAAAAAAGATGGGTTTTTTGTGTCACTATTTTTTGTTTTAGGATTGGCAGTTATATTTAGTATTTTAGGTGTTTTATTTTCATTATTTGGTTCAGTATTTAATTTGTATAGATTAAAGTTTATTGCTGGAATTTTAGCAATTATTTTTGGAGTTTTGATTATTCTAAACTATAACATAAAAATCTTTAATTTTAGTGCTAAAGGAAAAATCTGGAATAAAGCCCTTTATGTGATAAATAAAAATAGAAAATTTAAATATTTAAGTTCTTTTTTATTTGGTTTCTGTTATGGAGTTTTGGCAAACACATGTGCAGATCCAGTTTTAGTTAGCATTTTATCATATATTTCAACAAAAGGTGATATATTATATGGATTTTTTGCATTATTTGTTTATGCAATTGGTTTTGGTATTCCAATAATTATATTAAGCTCTTTAGGTGTTGAAGGAAAAGAGATATTATCAAAAATTAATCCTAAAATAGTAAATCCTATATCAGGGACAATATTAATACTACTGGGAATTTGGATTCTAATCTAA
- a CDS encoding coenzyme F420-0:L-glutamate ligase gives MIKEKIKVEVIGLELPIFKGNENVNIAELISQYPIEDGDIIVIAETLISKLEGNVIDKDKIIPSKEAIELAKKTGKDPKVVQVILDEAKEIVKVGKNFIITETKHGFVCANSGVDESNVSNGIKTLPKNPDESAEKIRKDIEKLTGKKVGVIISDSVGRPFRKGSVGIAIGVSGIIALWDRKGEKDLFGRALKTTEVAIADELASMANVVMGEADEGIPVVIIRGAKVPLGDGKGKDLIRPKEEDVFR, from the coding sequence ATGATTAAAGAAAAGATAAAAGTGGAGGTTATTGGCTTAGAACTACCAATATTTAAAGGAAATGAAAATGTGAATATAGCAGAATTAATCTCTCAATATCCAATTGAAGATGGGGATATTATTGTAATTGCAGAAACGTTAATCTCAAAATTAGAAGGAAACGTAATAGATAAAGACAAAATAATTCCATCAAAAGAAGCTATTGAATTAGCAAAAAAAACTGGTAAAGATCCAAAAGTTGTTCAAGTTATATTAGATGAGGCCAAAGAGATCGTTAAGGTTGGAAAGAATTTTATTATTACGGAAACTAAGCATGGTTTTGTTTGTGCAAATAGCGGAGTTGATGAGAGCAATGTATCAAATGGAATAAAAACCCTACCAAAAAACCCTGACGAAAGTGCTGAAAAAATTAGAAAAGACATTGAAAAATTAACAGGAAAAAAAGTTGGGGTTATAATATCTGATAGTGTTGGAAGACCTTTTAGAAAAGGTTCAGTTGGTATAGCAATAGGTGTTAGTGGAATTATTGCATTGTGGGATAGAAAAGGAGAAAAAGATTTATTTGGAAGAGCGTTAAAAACTACTGAAGTTGCTATTGCCGATGAGTTGGCAAGTATGGCAAATGTTGTTATGGGAGAAGCTGATGAAGGAATTCCTGTTGTGATAATTAGAGGGGCTAAAGTCCCATTAGGTGATGGAAAAGGAAAAGATTTAATTAGACCAAAAGAAGAAGATGTTTTTAGATAG
- the cobI gene encoding precorrin-2 C(20)-methyltransferase: MVEKVYGVGVGVGDEKLLTLKALEVLKKVNKVFVPISKKGKKSIAYEIVKDYIKDKDVEELLFPMIKDKEKLKEYWNDALKKILNEDGEVAIITIGDPTLYSTFSYIWKLLKENGINVEIINGISSIFASASALNIPLVEGDEKLCILPQGKDLEKYIDEFDTIIVMKTKNLKEALSKIKNKDDYIIGLVKRVTFDDEKVAIGKFDELNFDEFNDYLSLAIIKKVKK, from the coding sequence ATGGTAGAAAAAGTTTATGGAGTTGGAGTAGGTGTTGGTGATGAAAAATTACTAACCTTAAAGGCATTAGAAGTTTTAAAAAAAGTTAATAAAGTATTTGTCCCAATATCTAAAAAAGGAAAAAAATCTATCGCTTATGAAATTGTAAAGGACTACATTAAAGATAAAGATGTAGAGGAACTATTATTTCCAATGATTAAAGATAAAGAAAAATTAAAAGAATACTGGAACGATGCACTAAAAAAAATTTTAAATGAAGACGGTGAAGTGGCGATAATTACTATAGGAGATCCAACTTTATATAGCACATTCTCATATATATGGAAACTTTTAAAAGAAAATGGAATTAATGTAGAAATAATTAACGGAATATCTTCAATATTTGCCTCTGCCTCTGCTTTAAACATTCCATTAGTCGAAGGAGACGAAAAACTTTGTATTCTTCCACAAGGAAAAGACTTAGAAAAATATATTGATGAATTTGACACTATAATTGTAATGAAAACAAAAAATTTAAAAGAGGCCTTAAGTAAAATAAAAAATAAAGATGATTATATAATAGGCTTAGTAAAAAGAGTTACATTTGATGACGAAAAAGTTGCCATTGGAAAATTTGATGAATTAAATTTTGATGAATTCAATGATTATCTATCCTTAGCAATAATAAAAAAGGTTAAAAAATGA
- a CDS encoding transcriptional regulator gives MKIVKTVPEEFLNGLYLIPTDRYNLLNLDENGEFIVDKNIPIIRILATPNLKKTISKLIYQIKDKYYLFRNYKNAHWLKNLLEYIDEKIKFDKYYRAKKAWYRGIGDLFKNIRKWEFEKVIGKVISLLRALNPILVLEIHDIRMWHYKKSFINFVKVLRKNNISVVLRYPIDCHKIIKRIFPEGILNTEATIKYFAQVHGYYISKKVASYLLKITNGNLDMIYIILKHSKRNIKTLRELKIPWLKILPYIVNSKYRKLVEVIVELRRFKIEDIIYKVNYKLSTLYKYLDDLVKLGILTKIKYKGKLRFRLKLNRSTLLDLIQKYKEYYKSWFSIYLLDSIPWNIRIFEFSSYI, from the coding sequence ATGAAAATTGTAAAAACAGTTCCTGAAGAGTTTTTAAATGGATTGTACTTAATTCCAACTGATAGATACAACTTGCTAAATTTAGATGAAAATGGAGAATTTATAGTAGATAAAAATATACCCATAATTAGAATTTTAGCCACTCCTAACTTAAAAAAAACAATATCTAAACTAATTTATCAAATTAAAGATAAATATTACTTATTTAGGAATTATAAGAATGCTCATTGGCTAAAAAATCTTTTAGAATATATTGATGAAAAAATAAAATTTGATAAATATTATAGGGCAAAAAAAGCGTGGTATAGAGGAATAGGTGATCTATTTAAAAATATAAGGAAATGGGAATTTGAAAAAGTAATAGGAAAAGTAATTTCTTTATTAAGAGCTTTAAATCCAATATTAGTTTTAGAAATACATGATATAAGAATGTGGCACTATAAAAAGAGTTTTATAAACTTTGTTAAAGTATTGAGAAAAAACAATATAAGTGTTGTTTTAAGGTATCCAATTGATTGCCATAAAATAATTAAAAGGATTTTCCCAGAAGGTATTTTAAATACTGAGGCAACAATAAAATATTTTGCACAAGTTCATGGATATTATATAAGTAAAAAAGTAGCATCCTACTTATTAAAAATAACTAACGGAAACTTAGATATGATTTATATTATATTAAAGCATTCAAAAAGAAATATAAAGACACTTAGAGAATTAAAAATACCTTGGCTTAAAATTTTACCATATATAGTTAATTCGAAATATAGAAAATTGGTTGAAGTTATTGTTGAACTAAGAAGGTTTAAAATTGAAGATATTATATATAAAGTTAATTACAAACTATCTACATTATACAAATATTTGGATGATTTAGTTAAATTAGGGATTTTAACAAAAATAAAATACAAAGGAAAATTAAGATTTAGATTAAAACTAAATAGAAGCACTCTTTTGGATTTAATCCAAAAATATAAAGAATATTACAAATCTTGGTTTTCCATTTACTTATTAGACAGCATACCTTGGAATATACGGATTTTCGAATTTTCGAGTTACATATAA
- a CDS encoding MarR family transcriptional regulator, with translation MERLPYELVSTIFRKAILHYVLIRGTTYPQSLSKNLNISKGLACSFLRLCSALNVMKRERAGHKVLYSFTTKGLAILKRLAPEVFDLSFSNVFEHLHKKKIATKYYPLSKIGFEVKWKKDKLGGYIFSFFDSNGEHLGDVFRSNNGQWWCVICQCDNCKHIEYLKKLYKILEDQNK, from the coding sequence ATGGAAAGACTTCCATACGAATTAGTATCAACTATATTCAGAAAGGCTATTCTACATTATGTGTTAATACGTGGCACAACTTATCCACAATCACTTTCAAAAAATTTAAATATATCGAAAGGTCTTGCCTGTTCTTTTTTAAGGCTATGCTCGGCGTTAAATGTAATGAAAAGGGAAAGGGCTGGACATAAAGTATTATATTCATTTACAACCAAAGGATTGGCTATATTAAAAAGATTAGCCCCAGAAGTATTCGATTTGAGTTTTTCGAATGTTTTCGAACATTTACATAAAAAGAAAATTGCCACTAAGTATTACCCACTAAGTAAGATAGGGTTTGAAGTCAAATGGAAGAAGGATAAACTTGGTGGATACATATTTTCCTTCTTTGATTCCAATGGAGAGCATTTAGGAGATGTTTTTAGAAGCAATAATGGGCAATGGTGGTGTGTTATCTGCCAGTGTGATAACTGCAAACATATTGAGTATCTGAAAAAACTTTATAAAATATTGGAAGATCAAAATAAATAA
- a CDS encoding ArsR family transcriptional regulator — translation MDPIEFIQMSASSIASTMHKLKLKYNPFSEKPIRGNTKFFVGRVSELKEIGEILGSALHGSVANAAIVGTKGIGKSSMLNIIYYATKKQGHWVVEMTASQVTPRQFLIQLLYNILTENIITMSGTIKTDYMEHSNRILDMYRKLNNYGDKVPIHYPRERIERDLEYLINEVKSPDRLCIILIDEADQFAKKSCLSLLQFFHSFLYEEGILTFMAGSPTLMDDLTKISPPIKDRIPKIINMPPLSKDESYDLIIRRLEDAHVEGADELDPFTEDAIHRIVEECDGIPRKIIMTCSESISIAIKHGLTKIDEDVVKKAIHSLGISVGHQILNHLTPAQSEIVKAMAKLGGSATVTQLSEYLKKSPSTIGTHLSDIYEMGYIYKERDGNNVYYRLSKELRDVLIGEDNDELEM, via the coding sequence ATGGACCCAATAGAGTTTATACAAATGTCTGCGAGTTCAATAGCGAGTACTATGCACAAGTTAAAATTAAAATATAATCCATTTTCTGAAAAGCCCATAAGAGGAAACACTAAGTTTTTTGTAGGGAGAGTTAGTGAGTTGAAAGAAATTGGAGAGATTTTAGGATCAGCCTTACATGGAAGTGTGGCAAATGCGGCAATAGTTGGAACTAAGGGTATAGGAAAGAGTTCAATGCTTAACATTATATACTATGCAACAAAAAAGCAGGGACATTGGGTAGTAGAGATGACTGCATCTCAAGTAACTCCAAGACAGTTTTTAATACAACTATTATACAATATCTTAACTGAAAACATTATTACGATGAGTGGAACTATAAAAACTGATTATATGGAGCATTCTAATAGAATCTTAGATATGTATAGAAAATTAAACAACTACGGAGATAAGGTTCCAATACATTATCCAAGAGAAAGAATAGAAAGAGATTTAGAATATTTAATAAACGAAGTTAAAAGTCCAGATAGATTGTGTATTATATTAATTGACGAGGCAGATCAATTCGCAAAAAAGAGCTGTTTATCTTTATTACAATTTTTCCATTCATTTTTATATGAGGAGGGAATATTGACATTTATGGCAGGATCTCCAACATTGATGGATGATTTAACAAAAATATCTCCCCCAATAAAAGATAGAATTCCAAAAATAATAAACATGCCTCCATTGTCTAAAGATGAATCTTATGATTTAATTATAAGGAGATTAGAAGATGCTCATGTTGAAGGGGCTGATGAATTAGACCCATTTACTGAAGATGCTATACATAGAATAGTTGAAGAATGTGACGGAATTCCAAGAAAGATAATAATGACTTGCTCTGAGTCAATTTCTATAGCAATAAAACATGGCTTAACAAAAATTGATGAAGATGTAGTAAAAAAGGCAATACATTCTCTTGGAATTAGTGTAGGACATCAGATTTTAAATCACTTAACTCCAGCACAGTCTGAAATTGTTAAGGCCATGGCAAAACTTGGTGGGTCTGCAACAGTAACTCAACTTTCAGAGTATCTAAAAAAATCTCCAAGCACTATTGGAACCCACTTATCTGACATTTATGAGATGGGATATATTTATAAAGAACGGGATGGAAACAATGTTTATTATAGACTATCTAAAGAACTTAGGGATGTTTTAATAGGTGAAGACAATGATGAATTGGAAATGTGA
- the mptA gene encoding GTP cyclohydrolase MptA — translation MNWKCDIQNFEPDVKISLTRVGITNLKKLVRLKRKNKRPIILLSTFEVFVNLPSSQKGIHMSRNPEVIEGIIDEALEMDSYEMETICEEIVKRLFEKHEYATEAEVFMVSDFMTKEKSPISEKYSQEIHKIMGGARGIKKGDKIELTKIVGAEVVGITACPCAQNLIKEISIKRLKEKGFSDDDIEKIVDSVIFATHNQRGIGRIILEVPTGYDIEIMEIIDIIKKSMSAEICGILKRADEAYVVEQSHKNPKFVEDCVREMAKRIVEKFKHLPDETKVLIRQINMESIHRHDAYAEKVSTLGELRREIENE, via the coding sequence ATGAATTGGAAATGTGACATTCAAAATTTTGAGCCAGATGTTAAAATATCATTGACGAGAGTGGGAATTACAAACTTAAAAAAACTCGTTAGATTGAAAAGAAAAAATAAAAGACCTATAATTTTATTATCAACTTTTGAGGTTTTTGTTAATCTTCCAAGTTCTCAGAAAGGAATACATATGTCAAGAAATCCAGAAGTTATAGAGGGAATAATTGATGAAGCCTTAGAAATGGATAGTTATGAGATGGAAACTATTTGTGAAGAGATTGTTAAAAGATTATTTGAAAAACATGAATATGCTACAGAGGCAGAGGTTTTTATGGTTAGTGACTTTATGACAAAAGAAAAAAGTCCTATATCTGAGAAATATTCTCAAGAAATTCATAAAATTATGGGAGGAGCAAGAGGAATAAAAAAAGGAGATAAAATTGAATTAACAAAAATTGTTGGAGCAGAGGTTGTTGGAATCACAGCCTGCCCATGTGCGCAAAATTTAATAAAAGAGATATCTATTAAAAGATTGAAGGAGAAAGGTTTTTCAGATGATGATATAGAAAAAATCGTTGATTCTGTTATTTTTGCTACACATAATCAGAGAGGAATTGGAAGAATTATATTGGAGGTTCCTACAGGTTACGACATAGAAATTATGGAGATTATTGATATAATTAAAAAATCAATGAGTGCAGAAATTTGTGGGATTTTAAAGAGGGCTGATGAGGCTTATGTAGTAGAGCAGAGTCATAAAAATCCTAAATTTGTTGAAGACTGTGTTAGGGAGATGGCTAAGAGAATTGTGGAAAAGTTTAAACATCTACCTGATGAAACAAAAGTCTTAATTAGACAGATTAATATGGAAAGTATCCACAGGCATGATGCCTATGCTGAAAAAGTATCTACACTTGGAGAACTTAGAAGAGAAATAGAAAATGAGTAA
- a CDS encoding ATP-grasp domain-containing protein yields the protein MKALVVGINTRSVVNSLKKLGFFVYSVSYYSPEDLNADVKYYFIDPYNHGKLRENYDENKLIEKADELIDNVDYVFITSGVFESENSKISKWDKVVGNEPKKIKEISNKFKTYKKLEKLGYNIPITKKINNKNQLYKFLEEFNCCILKPIYGSGGYLLKLNLNDFKKEIINKIKFPVIAQEFIEGKSFSANFIDNKFITFNKQIIINGMYAGNLTPYLKLSHNYINIFKDIIEVFELKGMNGIDFLIRDNEPYIVDINPRILGTYESIEMSSSKNLARVLLDNKYLSEIRLKERYIKRILFAKEKIITNISKRDFVYDIPKKNAIIEKGEPIVTVIAKENIKSIINRVYKECVEYEKREEDKKNI from the coding sequence TTGAAAGCCTTAGTTGTTGGAATAAACACAAGATCAGTGGTTAATTCTTTAAAAAAATTAGGATTTTTTGTATATTCTGTCTCATACTACTCACCAGAAGATTTAAATGCAGATGTAAAATATTATTTTATAGATCCTTACAATCATGGAAAATTAAGAGAAAACTATGATGAGAATAAATTAATTGAAAAGGCTGATGAATTAATTGATAATGTTGATTATGTTTTTATAACATCAGGTGTTTTTGAATCTGAAAATTCGAAAATATCAAAGTGGGATAAGGTTGTGGGAAACGAGCCAAAAAAGATAAAAGAGATATCTAACAAGTTCAAAACATACAAAAAATTAGAAAAATTAGGATACAATATTCCAATAACTAAAAAAATCAATAATAAAAATCAATTATATAAATTTTTAGAAGAATTTAACTGTTGTATATTAAAACCAATTTATGGGAGTGGTGGATATTTATTAAAACTAAATTTAAATGATTTCAAAAAAGAAATAATTAATAAAATTAAATTTCCAGTTATTGCTCAGGAATTTATTGAAGGAAAAAGTTTTAGTGCTAACTTCATAGACAATAAATTTATAACCTTTAACAAACAAATTATTATTAATGGAATGTATGCTGGAAATTTAACTCCATATTTAAAATTATCCCATAATTATATTAATATATTTAAAGATATTATAGAAGTTTTTGAATTAAAAGGTATGAATGGCATCGATTTTTTAATTAGAGATAATGAGCCATATATCGTTGATATAAATCCTCGAATTTTAGGAACTTATGAGAGTATAGAGATGAGTTCATCAAAAAATTTAGCAAGAGTTTTATTAGACAATAAATATCTTAGTGAAATTAGATTAAAAGAGAGATATATAAAGAGAATACTGTTTGCTAAAGAAAAAATTATTACTAATATATCAAAAAGAGACTTTGTTTATGATATTCCCAAAAAAAATGCAATTATCGAAAAAGGGGAACCAATAGTTACAGTAATTGCAAAAGAAAATATTAAATCAATAATAAACAGAGTTTATAAGGAGTGTGTAGAGTATGAAAAAAGAGAAGAAGATAAAAAAAATATATGA